One window of Futiania mangrovi genomic DNA carries:
- a CDS encoding efflux RND transporter permease subunit produces MKLGLSGNLTRATITSPLTPLALVAAIVVGLIALVTIPREEEPQISVPMVDILLQADGLKAPDAVELVTKPLEAIVKGIDGVEHVYSQTEDDRAMVTARFLVGTDADDAILRVHEKLRANMDQIPVGIPEPLVVGRGINDVAIVTLTLSPEPAASTRWTGRDLYQVAEELRMELVKVEDVGLSFISGGTPAQIRVEPDPEKLSLFGVTLQQLIGKVQGANRSFLAGAVRHAGSMRTVVAGQTLTGVPDIGLLLLTTRDGRPVYVRDVADVVVDEHPQEARVWTLAPDAGGDWHAAPAVTLAIAKRAGANAVVVAENILHRLETLEGRLIPDGIRVEVTRDYGETADEKANELLFHLALATVSIVVLIALAIGWREALVTLVVIPTTILLTMFAANLMGYTINRVSLFALIFSIGILVDDAIVVVENIARHWAMKDGRSRMQAAIEAVAEVGNPTIVATMTVIAALLPMLFVSGLMGPYMAPIPANASAAMLFSFFVAVVLAPWLMVKLAPKGDAAAAASGHDPHDEGALGRIYRKIAAPVVKNRATAWTFLLLVGFGTVASMGLFATQHVTVKLLPFDNKSELAVVLDLPEGASVEETERTLLKAAEIAQDLPEVRSIQAYAGTPAPFNFNGLVRHYYLRQSPELGELQLNLAPKGERDRVSHAVALDLRERLKALALPEGAVLKVVEVPPGPPVLATLLAEIYGPDAETRRAVAREVEAIFQEVPYIVDVDTSIGDRRPRLRVAIDQDRLEYFGVEQSDVYDTIRLLLGGVPVGYSHRGEGRNPIEISVRLPKSDLAWTERLAATPVPANAQPGNRAVVELGDVVRIAEEEGSPVIFRRNGFFADMVMAELAGEYEAPIYGMLEVADRIEARDWGKLNPPTIRLNGQPEDDSKPVLLWDGEWEITWVTFRDMGAAFAVAILGIYVLVVAQFGSFKLPLVILTPVPLTLIGILIGHWLFGAPFSATSMIGFIALAGIIVRNSILLVDFIRHGARPGLTLREVIVEAGAVRFKPILLTAIAAMIGAAVILLDPIFQGLAISLLFGLLSSTLLTVLVIPAIYVVLRDADAPAVAGTEPEPEERT; encoded by the coding sequence ATGAAGCTCGGCCTCTCCGGAAATCTGACGCGGGCGACCATCACATCGCCGCTGACGCCGCTCGCGCTCGTCGCCGCCATTGTCGTCGGGCTGATCGCGCTGGTCACCATCCCGCGCGAGGAGGAGCCGCAGATCTCCGTCCCCATGGTCGACATCCTGCTGCAGGCCGACGGGCTGAAGGCGCCCGACGCGGTCGAGCTTGTGACCAAGCCGCTCGAAGCCATCGTGAAGGGCATCGACGGGGTCGAGCATGTCTACAGCCAGACCGAGGACGACCGCGCCATGGTCACGGCGCGCTTTCTCGTCGGCACCGACGCCGACGACGCGATCCTGCGCGTGCACGAGAAACTGCGCGCGAACATGGACCAGATCCCGGTCGGCATCCCCGAGCCGCTGGTGGTCGGGCGCGGCATCAACGATGTTGCCATCGTGACTCTGACCCTCTCGCCCGAACCGGCCGCGAGCACCCGCTGGACGGGCCGCGACCTCTACCAGGTGGCGGAGGAGTTGCGCATGGAGCTTGTGAAGGTCGAGGACGTGGGCCTCAGCTTCATCTCCGGCGGCACGCCGGCGCAGATCCGGGTCGAGCCCGATCCGGAGAAGCTCTCGTTGTTCGGTGTCACCCTCCAGCAGCTGATCGGCAAGGTGCAGGGCGCGAACCGCTCCTTCCTCGCGGGCGCCGTGCGGCACGCAGGGAGCATGCGCACGGTGGTCGCCGGCCAGACGCTGACCGGCGTACCGGACATCGGTCTTCTTCTGCTCACAACGCGCGACGGACGCCCGGTCTATGTCCGCGACGTGGCAGACGTGGTGGTGGACGAGCACCCGCAGGAAGCACGCGTCTGGACGCTGGCCCCCGACGCGGGCGGCGACTGGCACGCCGCGCCGGCCGTTACGCTCGCCATCGCCAAGCGCGCGGGAGCGAACGCCGTCGTCGTTGCGGAGAACATCCTGCACCGGCTGGAGACACTCGAGGGCCGCCTGATCCCGGACGGCATCCGCGTCGAGGTCACGCGCGACTATGGCGAGACGGCGGACGAGAAGGCGAACGAGCTTCTGTTCCATCTTGCGCTCGCGACCGTGTCCATCGTGGTGCTGATCGCGCTCGCCATCGGCTGGCGGGAGGCGCTGGTGACCCTCGTCGTCATCCCGACGACGATCCTGCTCACCATGTTCGCCGCGAACCTGATGGGCTACACGATCAACCGGGTCAGCCTGTTCGCGCTGATCTTCTCCATCGGCATCCTGGTGGACGACGCCATCGTGGTGGTGGAGAACATCGCCCGCCACTGGGCCATGAAGGACGGCCGGTCCCGGATGCAGGCCGCCATCGAGGCGGTGGCGGAGGTGGGCAACCCGACCATCGTCGCGACCATGACGGTGATCGCAGCGCTGCTGCCCATGCTGTTCGTCTCCGGGCTGATGGGTCCCTACATGGCGCCGATCCCGGCGAACGCGTCCGCCGCGATGCTCTTTTCCTTCTTCGTGGCCGTGGTCCTCGCGCCCTGGCTGATGGTGAAGCTCGCGCCGAAGGGCGATGCGGCGGCAGCCGCCAGCGGGCACGACCCGCATGACGAAGGCGCGCTCGGCCGCATCTACAGGAAGATCGCCGCGCCGGTCGTGAAGAACCGGGCGACGGCGTGGACCTTCCTGCTGCTCGTCGGCTTCGGGACCGTCGCGTCGATGGGGCTTTTCGCCACGCAGCACGTGACGGTGAAGCTCCTGCCCTTCGACAACAAGTCCGAGCTGGCGGTCGTCCTCGACCTGCCGGAGGGGGCGAGCGTGGAGGAGACCGAGCGCACGCTGCTGAAAGCGGCCGAGATCGCGCAAGACCTGCCCGAGGTCCGCTCGATCCAGGCCTATGCGGGCACGCCTGCGCCCTTCAACTTCAACGGCCTCGTGCGCCACTACTATCTGCGCCAGTCGCCTGAACTGGGCGAGCTTCAACTCAACCTCGCGCCCAAGGGCGAGCGCGACCGGGTGAGCCATGCGGTGGCGCTGGACCTGCGCGAGAGGCTGAAGGCGCTGGCCCTGCCGGAAGGCGCGGTGCTCAAGGTGGTTGAGGTGCCGCCGGGACCGCCCGTGCTTGCCACCCTGCTTGCCGAGATCTACGGGCCCGACGCCGAAACCCGCCGCGCGGTCGCGCGCGAAGTGGAGGCGATCTTCCAGGAGGTGCCCTACATCGTCGACGTCGACACCTCCATCGGCGATCGGCGTCCGCGCCTGCGCGTCGCCATCGACCAGGACCGGCTCGAATATTTCGGTGTGGAGCAATCGGACGTCTACGACACGATCCGCCTGCTGCTGGGCGGCGTGCCCGTCGGCTATTCGCACCGGGGTGAGGGGCGCAATCCCATCGAGATCTCCGTGAGGCTGCCGAAGTCCGACCTCGCGTGGACCGAACGGCTCGCCGCGACGCCGGTGCCCGCGAACGCGCAGCCCGGCAATCGCGCGGTCGTGGAGCTGGGCGACGTGGTGCGCATCGCGGAGGAGGAAGGCTCGCCCGTCATCTTCCGGCGCAACGGCTTCTTCGCCGACATGGTCATGGCCGAGCTTGCAGGCGAATACGAGGCGCCGATCTACGGCATGCTGGAGGTCGCCGACCGGATCGAGGCGCGCGACTGGGGCAAGCTCAACCCGCCCACGATCCGCCTGAACGGCCAGCCGGAGGATGACAGCAAGCCGGTTCTTCTGTGGGACGGCGAATGGGAGATCACCTGGGTCACCTTCCGGGACATGGGGGCGGCCTTCGCGGTGGCGATCCTCGGCATCTACGTGCTGGTCGTGGCGCAGTTCGGATCCTTCAAGCTGCCGCTGGTGATCCTGACGCCGGTGCCGCTGACGCTCATCGGCATCCTGATTGGCCACTGGCTGTTCGGCGCGCCGTTCAGCGCGACCTCCATGATCGGCTTCATCGCGCTTGCGGGCATCATCGTGCGCAACTCCATCCTGCTCGTGGACTTCATCCGCCACGGGGCGCGGCCAGGCCTCACCCTGCGTGAGGTGATCGTCGAGGCGGGCGCGGTGCGCTTCAAGCCGATCCTGCTGACAGCCATCGCGGCGATGATCGGTGCGGCGGTGATCCTGCTCGACCCGATCTTTCAGGGGCTCGCGATCTCGCTCCTGTTCGGGCTTCTGTCCTCCACGCTGCTGACGGTGCTGGTCATCCCCGCGATCTATGTTGTGCTGCGGGACGCCGATGCGCCGGCGGTTGCGGGCACTGAGCCTGAGCCGGAGGAACGGACGTGA
- a CDS encoding DUF423 domain-containing protein — MRRALIVLAGLAGAAGVAAAAVAAHVGATRMDTAALMLMVHAPALLGLAALASAAPWMARAGFVLALGVALFSGDLVARDVWEAGLFPNAAPIGGALTILGWLAVAASAFGRKARRD; from the coding sequence GTGAGGCGGGCGCTGATCGTCCTTGCCGGCCTCGCCGGGGCGGCGGGCGTCGCCGCGGCGGCGGTCGCGGCGCACGTCGGGGCCACGCGGATGGACACCGCCGCGCTCATGCTGATGGTGCATGCGCCCGCGCTGCTCGGGCTTGCGGCCCTCGCGTCCGCCGCGCCCTGGATGGCGCGGGCGGGCTTCGTGCTGGCGCTCGGCGTGGCGCTCTTCTCTGGCGACCTCGTCGCCCGGGACGTGTGGGAGGCGGGCCTCTTCCCCAATGCCGCGCCCATCGGTGGCGCGCTGACGATTCTCGGCTGGCTCGCGGTGGCGGCCTCCGCGTTCGGTCGGAAGGCCCGGCGGGATTGA
- a CDS encoding glutathione peroxidase produces the protein MTEGSGAHVFRFEAIEGGPLPLSDFAGKAVLVVNTASQCGFTRQYAGLQDLWEGYRARGLVVLGVPSNDFGGQEPGTEAQIKEFCEVNFDVDFPMTAKVHVRGGAAHPFYAWAADTLGAEAAPRWNFHKYLVAPDGRLVAWFPTRTEPDDPGLKAAIEAALP, from the coding sequence ATGACCGAGGGATCCGGCGCACACGTCTTCCGGTTCGAGGCGATCGAGGGCGGCCCGCTGCCGCTGTCGGACTTCGCGGGCAAGGCCGTGCTGGTGGTGAACACCGCCTCGCAGTGCGGCTTCACGCGGCAATATGCCGGGCTCCAGGACCTGTGGGAGGGCTACCGTGCGCGCGGCCTGGTCGTCCTTGGCGTGCCGTCGAACGATTTCGGCGGGCAGGAACCGGGCACGGAGGCCCAGATCAAGGAATTCTGCGAGGTCAATTTCGACGTCGATTTCCCGATGACCGCCAAGGTCCATGTCCGGGGCGGCGCAGCGCATCCCTTCTATGCCTGGGCGGCGGATACATTGGGTGCCGAGGCCGCCCCGCGCTGGAACTTCCACAAGTACCTGGTCGCGCCCGACGGCCGTCTCGTGGCGTGGTTCCCGACGCGGACGGAGCCGGACGATCCCGGCCTGAAAGCCGCCATCGAGGCGGCTCTCCCCTGA
- a CDS encoding NAD(P)-dependent oxidoreductase, whose protein sequence is MSEGARYGFIGLGVMGEPICRNMLTKSGAPFTVHDLNPDPVARLAAKGARAAVSIAEVAAAADTIFLSLPGGPQVEAVIAGPGGLLERGRAGQTVVDTSTAPVGLTRDLAAKLAEKGIRFADAPVARTRQAAEDGTLSIMVGADEALFAEIAPMLRHAASDVTLCGAVGCGQVVKILNNMVLFETVVALSEALALGEAAGVERRHLFETLSKGSADSFALRNHGLKAMIPDLFPTGAFPTDYALKDVSYALDLARETGFEVPGAALAEARMKAAQAAGHGKAYFPVLARVIGRKDGA, encoded by the coding sequence GTGAGCGAGGGCGCGCGCTACGGCTTCATCGGACTGGGCGTGATGGGGGAGCCCATCTGCCGCAACATGCTGACGAAATCGGGTGCGCCGTTCACGGTCCACGACCTGAACCCCGACCCCGTCGCCCGCCTCGCGGCAAAGGGTGCGCGTGCCGCCGTCAGCATCGCCGAGGTCGCGGCGGCGGCCGACACGATCTTCCTCTCGCTGCCCGGCGGCCCGCAGGTCGAGGCGGTGATCGCCGGTCCCGGGGGGCTGCTCGAGCGCGGTAGGGCCGGTCAGACCGTGGTCGATACCTCGACCGCGCCCGTGGGCCTGACCCGCGACCTGGCCGCGAAACTGGCGGAGAAGGGCATCCGCTTCGCCGACGCGCCGGTCGCCCGCACCCGGCAGGCGGCGGAGGACGGCACGCTCTCCATCATGGTCGGTGCCGACGAGGCGCTTTTCGCTGAAATCGCGCCGATGCTGCGCCATGCCGCGAGCGACGTGACCCTGTGCGGCGCTGTGGGTTGCGGCCAGGTGGTGAAGATCCTCAACAACATGGTCCTGTTCGAGACGGTCGTCGCCCTGTCGGAGGCGCTGGCGCTGGGCGAGGCCGCGGGCGTCGAGCGCCGTCACCTCTTCGAGACGCTCTCCAAGGGCTCCGCCGACAGTTTCGCGCTGCGCAATCACGGGCTGAAGGCGATGATCCCGGACCTCTTCCCCACGGGGGCCTTCCCAACCGACTATGCGCTCAAGGACGTCTCCTACGCGCTCGACCTCGCCCGCGAGACGGGCTTCGAGGTTCCGGGCGCGGCGCTTGCCGAGGCACGCATGAAGGCCGCGCAGGCCGCGGGACACGGCAAGGCCTATTTCCCCGTGCTTGCCCGCGTCATTGGCCGGAAGGACGGAGCGTGA
- the tcuA gene encoding FAD-dependent tricarballylate dehydrogenase TcuA codes for MSGRAGRTGDAEALLRAHDVLVVGGGNAALCAAIQARRGGASVLVVEAAPKFYRGGNSRHTRNLRCAHDEGNEVLTGPYPEEEFWDDLLRVTGGQTDEALARFTIAQSKELWDFMTGMGVRFQPSLTGSLSLGRTNAFFLGGGRSLMNTLYATAERMGIDIVYEAEVTALDIEDGFFTAATVVHDGRPYRVAARALVAAAGGFESNIEWLKEYWGEAAENFRIRGTPYNRGTLLRMLLDAGVEPVGDPKQCHAVAIDARAPQFDGGIATRLDCIVFGIVVNREAQRFYDEGEDFWPKRYAIWGRLVADQPDQIGYAIIDSRSVDLFMPSIFPPIEGQTISEIAEKLDLDAAALERTVAEFNAAVQPGDFDLAALDGCRTEGLTPPKTNWARRIETPPYHAYPLRPGITFTYLGVRVNARAQILMEGGMPSANMFAAGEIMAGNVLGKGYLAGIGMTIGSVFGRVAGTEAGRHVRN; via the coding sequence GTGAGCGGTAGGGCCGGTCGGACCGGCGACGCGGAGGCCCTGTTGCGGGCGCACGACGTGCTCGTCGTGGGCGGCGGAAACGCGGCCTTGTGCGCGGCGATCCAGGCGCGCCGCGGCGGGGCGTCCGTCCTCGTCGTCGAAGCCGCGCCCAAGTTCTACCGCGGCGGCAACAGCCGCCATACCCGCAATCTCCGCTGCGCGCACGACGAAGGGAACGAGGTCCTGACCGGGCCCTACCCGGAGGAAGAGTTCTGGGACGACCTGCTGCGCGTGACCGGCGGCCAGACGGACGAGGCGCTCGCCCGCTTCACCATCGCGCAGTCGAAGGAGCTGTGGGACTTCATGACCGGCATGGGCGTGCGGTTCCAGCCCTCGCTCACCGGGTCGCTGAGCCTCGGGCGGACCAATGCCTTCTTCCTCGGCGGTGGGCGGTCGCTCATGAACACGCTCTATGCGACTGCCGAGCGCATGGGGATCGACATCGTCTACGAGGCGGAAGTGACGGCGCTCGATATCGAGGACGGCTTCTTCACCGCCGCCACGGTCGTGCATGACGGGCGGCCCTACCGGGTGGCCGCGCGGGCGCTGGTGGCGGCTGCCGGCGGTTTCGAATCCAACATCGAGTGGCTGAAGGAGTATTGGGGCGAAGCAGCGGAGAACTTCCGCATCCGCGGCACGCCCTACAATCGCGGCACGCTGCTGCGCATGTTGCTCGATGCCGGTGTGGAGCCCGTGGGCGATCCGAAGCAGTGCCACGCGGTCGCCATCGACGCGCGCGCGCCGCAGTTTGACGGCGGTATTGCCACGCGCCTCGACTGCATCGTCTTCGGCATCGTCGTGAACCGGGAGGCCCAGCGCTTCTACGACGAGGGCGAGGATTTCTGGCCGAAGCGCTACGCGATCTGGGGCCGCCTCGTGGCCGACCAGCCGGACCAGATCGGCTATGCGATCATCGACAGCCGGTCCGTCGACCTCTTCATGCCGTCGATCTTCCCGCCGATCGAGGGTCAGACCATTTCCGAGATCGCGGAGAAGCTGGACCTCGACGCGGCCGCGCTGGAGCGCACGGTGGCGGAGTTCAACGCGGCGGTACAGCCGGGCGACTTCGATCTCGCTGCGCTCGACGGTTGCCGCACGGAGGGGCTGACCCCGCCCAAGACGAACTGGGCGCGCCGGATCGAGACGCCGCCTTACCATGCCTACCCGCTGAGGCCCGGCATTACCTTCACCTATCTCGGCGTGCGGGTGAACGCGCGCGCGCAGATCCTCATGGAGGGGGGCATGCCCTCGGCCAACATGTTCGCGGCGGGCGAGATCATGGCTGGAAACGTGCTGGGCAAGGGCTACCTCGCCGGCATCGGTATGACCATCGGGTCGGTGTTCGGCCGCGTCGCCGGAACGGAGGCAGGACGCCATGTCCGGAACTGA
- the tcuB gene encoding tricarballylate utilization 4Fe-4S protein TcuB: MSGTEALTEADRLMRICNACRYCEGLCAVFPAMERRRTFAEGDLNYLANLCHSCGACYFDCQYAPPHEFAVNVPRTLARVRAESYAVYAWPRALAGLFARNGMAVAVILAVSVAAFLGGFMAASDPATMFGRVTGPGAFYAIMPHNAMVALFGAAFLYAILAMVMGWRAFWKDTGASLPVQVGRGGLWQAMRDAARLRYLDGGGIGCMNDSEYPTDRRRHYHHMTFYGFLLCFAATSVATVYHYVFGWIAPYGWFSLPVILGTLGGIGIVVGPVGLLAAKLKRDPALTDTDSARGMDAAFLLMLALTGLTGLLLLALRETPAMGTLLAIHLGVVFAFFVTMPYGKFVHGLYRFAALLRHALEGRAG, translated from the coding sequence ATGTCCGGAACTGAGGCGCTGACAGAAGCGGACCGCCTGATGCGGATCTGCAATGCGTGCCGCTATTGCGAGGGGCTGTGCGCCGTCTTCCCGGCGATGGAGCGGCGGCGCACCTTCGCAGAGGGTGACCTGAACTACCTTGCCAATCTCTGCCATTCCTGCGGCGCGTGCTATTTCGACTGCCAGTATGCCCCGCCGCACGAGTTCGCGGTGAACGTGCCAAGGACGCTCGCGCGGGTTCGGGCGGAGTCCTACGCAGTCTATGCCTGGCCGCGTGCGCTGGCGGGCCTGTTCGCCCGCAACGGTATGGCCGTGGCGGTCATACTGGCGGTTTCGGTCGCGGCCTTTCTCGGCGGCTTCATGGCGGCGAGCGATCCAGCGACCATGTTCGGGCGCGTCACCGGGCCCGGCGCCTTCTACGCCATCATGCCGCACAATGCGATGGTCGCGCTGTTCGGCGCGGCTTTCCTCTATGCGATCCTCGCCATGGTCATGGGCTGGCGGGCCTTCTGGAAGGATACCGGGGCCAGCCTGCCGGTGCAGGTAGGGCGGGGCGGCCTGTGGCAGGCGATGCGCGATGCCGCACGGCTGCGCTACCTCGATGGCGGCGGCATCGGCTGCATGAACGACAGCGAGTATCCGACCGACCGCAGGCGGCACTACCACCACATGACCTTCTACGGCTTCCTTCTCTGTTTCGCGGCGACCAGCGTGGCCACGGTCTACCACTACGTCTTTGGCTGGATCGCGCCCTATGGCTGGTTCTCCCTCCCCGTGATCCTGGGTACGCTCGGGGGCATCGGCATCGTGGTCGGGCCGGTAGGGCTTCTGGCCGCGAAGCTGAAGCGCGACCCGGCGCTGACCGACACCGACAGCGCACGCGGCATGGACGCGGCCTTCCTGCTGATGCTGGCGCTGACGGGTCTGACCGGACTGCTGCTGCTTGCCCTGCGGGAGACGCCGGCGATGGGCACGCTGCTCGCCATCCATCTGGGCGTCGTCTTCGCGTTCTTCGTAACAATGCCCTATGGCAAGTTCGTGCACGGCCTCTACCGGTTCGCTGCCCTGCTGCGGCACGCGCTGGAAGGGAGGGCCGGGTAG
- a CDS encoding TetR/AcrR family transcriptional regulator: MTGTTGRAAKDRRADTLRETRRSLIVEAAKRVFVADGLEAASMRAIAAEAGCTTGAIYPLFRGKEEIYAAVLSEQLGALMQAVSDAVAAEGDPAAAARAGLDAFFRYYRARPDELALGLYLFRGLKPAGLSSDLDRALNERLIRVFGLIEGRYARAGDANPRARTAAGIAQAVGLLVLEQTGRLRLFGTPAPGLMAGWLKGPGG; the protein is encoded by the coding sequence ATGACCGGCACGACCGGTAGGGCTGCCAAGGACCGGCGCGCGGACACGCTGAGGGAGACCCGGCGCAGCCTGATCGTCGAGGCGGCGAAGCGGGTGTTCGTCGCGGATGGTCTCGAGGCCGCGTCCATGCGCGCCATCGCGGCGGAGGCCGGCTGCACCACGGGGGCGATCTACCCGCTCTTCCGCGGCAAGGAGGAGATTTACGCCGCCGTCCTGTCAGAACAGCTCGGCGCGCTGATGCAGGCGGTGTCGGACGCGGTCGCGGCGGAAGGCGACCCGGCCGCCGCGGCACGGGCCGGGCTCGACGCCTTTTTCCGGTACTACCGGGCAAGACCGGACGAGCTTGCGCTCGGCCTCTACCTGTTTCGCGGGTTGAAGCCTGCCGGGCTCTCGTCGGACCTCGACCGTGCGCTCAACGAGCGGCTGATCCGCGTCTTCGGCCTGATCGAGGGGCGGTATGCCCGCGCGGGCGACGCCAATCCCCGCGCCCGCACAGCCGCCGGGATCGCGCAAGCGGTCGGCCTTCTGGTGCTGGAGCAGACAGGACGCCTCCGGCTCTTCGGCACACCCGCGCCAGGCCTGATGGCCGGATGGCTCAAGGGGCCGGGCGGCTAG
- a CDS encoding crotonase/enoyl-CoA hydratase family protein: MSKVLYEKDGRIARITLNRPEVLNAIDDELPQALADAVARANADQGVHVIVLSGAGEAFCAGYDLTAYAEAAGGNNVTQDMPWDPMKDYAFMMRNTECFMSLWRSYRPVICKVHGYAVAGGSDIALCSDIVLMGESALIGYMPARVWGCPTTAMWVYRGGAEVARRMLFTGDKITGVEAAAMGLVHKAVPDAGLDAEVEALAERIAGVPLNQLMMHKLMINQAVEAMGLRQTQMFATVFDGITRHSPEGLAFKRRAEEMGWKQAVRERDLGTYDWTADRPMNAPK, translated from the coding sequence ATGAGCAAGGTGCTTTACGAGAAGGATGGACGGATCGCGCGGATCACGCTCAACCGCCCCGAGGTGCTGAACGCCATCGACGACGAGCTGCCCCAGGCGCTGGCCGATGCGGTCGCGCGGGCGAACGCGGACCAAGGCGTGCACGTGATCGTGCTCTCGGGCGCGGGGGAGGCCTTCTGCGCGGGCTACGACCTCACGGCCTACGCGGAGGCTGCGGGGGGCAACAATGTCACCCAGGACATGCCGTGGGATCCGATGAAGGACTACGCCTTCATGATGCGGAATACGGAATGCTTCATGAGCCTCTGGCGCAGCTACCGGCCGGTGATCTGCAAGGTGCATGGCTATGCGGTGGCGGGCGGCTCGGACATCGCGCTGTGCTCCGACATCGTGCTCATGGGCGAGAGCGCGCTGATCGGCTACATGCCCGCCCGCGTCTGGGGCTGCCCCACCACCGCGATGTGGGTCTATCGGGGGGGCGCGGAGGTCGCACGGCGGATGCTGTTCACCGGCGACAAGATCACGGGGGTGGAAGCTGCGGCCATGGGCCTCGTGCACAAGGCGGTGCCGGATGCCGGCCTCGATGCCGAGGTCGAGGCGCTGGCGGAGCGGATCGCGGGCGTCCCCCTCAACCAGCTGATGATGCACAAGCTGATGATCAACCAGGCGGTCGAGGCGATGGGCCTGCGCCAGACCCAGATGTTTGCGACCGTGTTCGACGGTATTACCCGGCACTCGCCCGAGGGGCTCGCCTTCAAGCGGCGGGCGGAGGAGATGGGCTGGAAGCAGGCGGTGCGCGAGCGCGACCTCGGCACCTATGACTGGACCGCCGACCGCCCGATGAACGCACCGAAATGA
- a CDS encoding glutathione S-transferase family protein, with translation MTRQLYELCGADPERRFSPYCWRSRLALAHKGLEAEVVPWRFTEADRLAFANSDKVPVLVDDDRVVADSWAIAEYLEAAYPDRPSLFNGNKAHVRFVIAWTDVTISAQVLRLVICDIPDLLNPEQAAYFRTSREKRMGMPFYEIAKDREARLPAFRKSLAPLRLVLGQQSFVGGDAPDYADYAVFASFMWARVVSPLQLLEEDDPVHAWRERMLDLYDGMARKVPHG, from the coding sequence ATGACACGACAGCTTTACGAACTTTGCGGCGCGGATCCGGAGCGGCGCTTCAGCCCCTATTGCTGGCGCTCGCGCCTTGCGCTTGCACACAAGGGGCTCGAGGCGGAGGTCGTGCCCTGGCGTTTCACCGAAGCCGACCGGCTGGCGTTCGCCAATTCGGACAAGGTGCCCGTCCTCGTCGACGACGACCGGGTGGTGGCGGATTCCTGGGCGATCGCCGAGTATCTGGAGGCGGCCTATCCCGACCGCCCCTCACTCTTCAACGGCAACAAGGCCCATGTGCGCTTCGTCATCGCCTGGACGGACGTCACGATCAGCGCCCAGGTTCTGCGCCTCGTCATCTGCGACATCCCGGACCTGCTGAACCCGGAGCAGGCGGCCTACTTCCGCACCTCGCGCGAGAAACGGATGGGCATGCCGTTCTACGAGATCGCGAAGGACCGGGAGGCGCGGCTGCCTGCCTTCCGCAAGAGCCTCGCCCCCTTGCGGCTGGTTCTAGGCCAGCAGTCCTTCGTCGGCGGCGATGCGCCGGACTATGCCGACTATGCCGTCTTCGCAAGCTTCATGTGGGCGCGCGTCGTGAGCCCGCTGCAGCTGCTCGAGGAAGACGACCCCGTCCATGCCTGGCGCGAGCGCATGCTGGATCTGTACGACGGGATGGCACGAAAGGTTCCGCACGGCTGA